The following coding sequences lie in one Burkholderia cepacia genomic window:
- the ligA gene encoding NAD-dependent DNA ligase LigA translates to MARTQAEPPASQPDARAAWLRDQLERANHAYYVLDQPDLPDAEYDRLFRELQQLETDHPELVTPDSPTQRVGGEAAGGFTPVVHDAPMLSLNNGFADEDIVAFDKRIADALDKATDLAGSATEPVEYACELKFDGLAISLRYEQGVFVQASTRGDGTTGEDVTENVRTIRSIPLKLKGKNVPAVLDVRGEVLMFKRDFARLNERQRAAEQREFANPRNAAAGSLRQLDSKITAQRPLSFFAYGIGVLDGMAMPDTHSALLDWYESLGLPVNRERAVAQGAEGLLAFFRKVGEKRDSLPYDIDGVVYKVNRRDEQERLGFVSRAPRFALAHKFPAQEALTKLVAIDVQVGRTGAITPVARLEPVFVGGATVTNATLHNEDEVRRKDIRIGDTVIVRRAGDVIPEVVGALLDRRPADAAEFVMPTECPVCGSKIERLPDEAIARCTGGLFCPAQRKQALWHFAQRRALDIDGLGEKIIDQLVELNLVRTPADLFNLGFATLAELDRFAEKSAQNLLDSLEKAKHTTLARFIYGLGIRHVGESTAKDLAKHFGSLTPIMDASVEELLEVNDVGPIVAESLHQFFAEEHNRTVIEQLRAPGKVTWPEGPPAPKAPQGVLAGKTVVLTGTLPNLTRDAAKEMLEAAGAKVAGSVSKKTDYVVAGAEAGSKLVKAEELGIPVLDEDGLHQLLEGNTP, encoded by the coding sequence ATGGCCCGAACCCAAGCCGAACCGCCAGCCAGCCAGCCCGACGCGCGCGCCGCGTGGCTGCGCGACCAACTCGAGCGGGCGAACCACGCCTATTACGTACTCGACCAGCCGGATCTGCCCGATGCCGAATACGACCGGCTGTTCCGCGAACTGCAGCAGCTCGAAACCGACCATCCCGAACTCGTAACACCCGATTCGCCGACGCAACGCGTGGGCGGCGAGGCGGCCGGCGGCTTCACGCCGGTCGTCCACGACGCGCCGATGCTGTCGCTGAACAACGGCTTCGCCGACGAGGACATTGTCGCGTTCGACAAGCGCATCGCCGATGCGCTTGACAAGGCGACCGATCTTGCCGGCTCGGCGACGGAGCCCGTCGAGTACGCGTGCGAACTGAAGTTCGACGGCCTCGCGATCTCGCTGCGCTACGAGCAGGGCGTGTTCGTGCAGGCGTCGACGCGCGGCGACGGGACGACGGGCGAGGACGTGACCGAGAACGTGCGCACGATCCGCTCGATTCCGCTGAAGCTGAAGGGCAAGAACGTGCCGGCCGTGCTCGACGTGCGCGGCGAGGTGCTGATGTTCAAGCGCGATTTCGCACGCCTGAACGAACGCCAGCGCGCGGCCGAGCAGCGCGAATTCGCGAACCCGCGCAACGCGGCGGCCGGCAGCCTGCGCCAGCTCGACTCGAAGATCACCGCGCAGCGTCCGCTGTCGTTCTTCGCGTACGGGATCGGCGTACTCGACGGGATGGCGATGCCCGACACGCACAGCGCGCTGCTCGACTGGTACGAGTCGCTCGGCCTGCCCGTGAACCGCGAGCGCGCGGTCGCGCAGGGCGCCGAGGGCCTGCTCGCGTTCTTCCGCAAGGTCGGCGAGAAGCGCGACTCTCTGCCGTACGACATCGACGGCGTCGTCTACAAGGTCAACCGGCGCGACGAGCAGGAGCGGCTCGGGTTCGTGTCGCGCGCGCCGCGCTTCGCGCTCGCGCACAAGTTTCCGGCGCAGGAAGCGCTGACGAAGCTCGTCGCGATCGACGTGCAGGTCGGCCGCACCGGCGCGATCACGCCGGTCGCACGCCTCGAGCCCGTGTTCGTCGGCGGCGCGACCGTGACCAACGCGACGCTGCACAACGAAGACGAGGTGCGCCGCAAGGACATCCGGATCGGCGATACGGTCATCGTGCGCCGCGCGGGCGACGTGATTCCCGAGGTGGTCGGCGCGCTGCTCGATCGGCGTCCGGCCGACGCGGCCGAATTCGTGATGCCGACCGAATGCCCGGTTTGCGGCTCCAAGATCGAGCGCTTGCCGGACGAGGCGATCGCCCGCTGCACGGGCGGGCTGTTCTGTCCGGCGCAGCGCAAGCAGGCGCTGTGGCATTTCGCGCAGCGTCGCGCGCTCGATATCGACGGGCTCGGCGAGAAAATCATCGACCAGTTGGTCGAGCTGAATCTCGTGCGCACGCCGGCCGACCTGTTCAATCTCGGTTTCGCGACGCTTGCCGAGCTCGACCGCTTCGCCGAGAAGTCCGCACAGAATCTGCTCGATTCGCTCGAGAAGGCGAAGCATACGACGCTCGCGCGCTTCATCTACGGGCTCGGCATCCGCCACGTCGGCGAATCGACCGCGAAGGATCTCGCGAAGCATTTCGGTTCGCTCACGCCGATCATGGACGCGTCGGTCGAGGAACTGCTCGAAGTCAACGACGTCGGGCCGATCGTCGCCGAGTCGCTTCATCAGTTCTTCGCGGAAGAGCACAACCGGACCGTGATCGAGCAGCTGCGCGCACCGGGCAAGGTCACGTGGCCGGAAGGGCCGCCCGCGCCGAAGGCGCCGCAGGGCGTGCTGGCCGGCAAGACGGTCGTGCTGACGGGCACGCTGCCGAATCTCACGCGCGACGCCGCGAAGGAGATGCTCGAAGCGGCCGGTGCGAAAGTGGCGGGCTCGGTATCGAAGAAGACGGATTACGTGGTCGCGGGCGCCGAAGCTGGCAGCAAGCTCGTGAAGGCCGAGGAACTCGGCATCCCCGTGCTGGACGAAGACGGTCTGCACCAACTCCTGGAGGGCAATACGCCATGA